One Mycoplasmoides pneumoniae FH genomic region harbors:
- the glf gene encoding UDP-galactopyranose mutase codes for MTLFSFPNYVNWNKFDFIVLGAGISGIVLSHVLAQHGKSVLLLEKRNQLGGNCYDKLDETTGLLFHQYGPHIFHTDNQKVMDFIQPFFELNNYQHRVGLQLDNNLDLTLPFDFSQMRKLLDTKTASSLINFFQQHFPAEKHLTLMQLQTINFAPVQQLYQFLKTKVYGPYSVKMWGMPLEQIDPSVLGRVKISLSENSSYFPTATIQGLPKGGYTKAFTKMVDHPLIDLRLNCPANLISVNNNQLLFANQPITKPVVYCGLIDQLFGYCFGRLQYRSLHFEWKRYAVKQHQAYPVMNWPLHPTITRQVEYKQLTQEGLESNQTIVSCETPGAFREGDPRFMEPYYPLNDVSNNALFARYLKLANAIPNIHLLGRLALYQYIDMDRAIAQSLAKAEQLLQ; via the coding sequence GTGACGTTGTTTTCTTTCCCCAACTACGTGAATTGAAATAAGTTTGATTTCATTGTTTTAGGTGCTGGCATTAGTGGCATAGTTTTATCACATGTTTTAGCACAGCATGGTAAAAGTGTTTTACTGTTAGAAAAACGCAACCAATTAGGTGGTAATTGTTATGACAAGTTGGATGAAACCACCGGGTTACTGTTCCACCAGTACGGTCCTCATATCTTTCATACTGATAATCAGAAAGTAATGGATTTTATCCAACCCTTTTTTGAACTAAACAATTACCAGCACCGTGTTGGCTTACAACTGGACAACAATTTGGATTTAACGCTTCCATTTGACTTTAGCCAAATGCGCAAGTTGTTGGATACAAAAACAGCTAGCAGTTTAATTAACTTCTTTCAACAGCACTTTCCAGCTGAAAAGCACTTAACACTGATGCAGTTACAAACAATTAACTTTGCTCCAGTCCAACAGCTGTACCAGTTTTTAAAAACAAAGGTGTACGGTCCTTACAGTGTGAAAATGTGGGGCATGCCATTAGAACAAATTGATCCTAGTGTATTGGGTCGAGTCAAAATTAGTTTAAGTGAAAACAGTAGCTATTTCCCTACAGCCACTATTCAAGGTCTACCTAAGGGTGGTTATACAAAGGCCTTTACAAAGATGGTGGATCATCCTCTGATTGATTTAAGGTTAAACTGTCCAGCTAACTTAATTAGCGTAAACAATAATCAACTCTTGTTTGCAAATCAACCAATTACCAAACCAGTGGTTTATTGTGGTTTAATTGATCAGCTGTTTGGCTATTGTTTTGGGCGATTGCAGTACCGCTCGCTCCACTTTGAATGAAAGCGTTATGCTGTAAAACAACACCAAGCTTACCCCGTAATGAACTGGCCACTCCACCCAACAATAACGCGCCAAGTGGAATACAAACAGTTAACGCAAGAGGGTTTGGAGTCTAACCAAACGATTGTTTCGTGTGAAACTCCTGGTGCTTTTAGGGAAGGCGATCCCCGCTTTATGGAGCCGTACTACCCGCTAAATGATGTAAGTAATAATGCCTTGTTTGCGCGTTATTTAAAGTTAGCTAACGCTATTCCTAACATACATTTGTTAGGTCGGTTGGCACTGTACCAGTACATTGATATGGATAGAGCAATTGCTCAAAGCTTAGCTAAAGCCGAACAACTATTACAGTAA
- the lepA gene encoding translation elongation factor 4 — protein MEQQKIRNFSIIAHIDHGKSTLSDRLIERSIGFEKRLLQAQMLDTMAIERERGITIKLNAVQLKMAQGNQQYLFHLVDTPGHVDFTYEVSRSLAACEGVLLLVDATQGIQAQTISNTYLALENNLEIIPVINKVDMESADVEKTKQAFHQLLGVDPNTIPLVSAKTGLGIDRLITTIIEKVPPPKGDESKPLKALLFDSYYDPYKGVVCFIRIFEGSLKLNDKIRFARSNSVYQIVELGIKNPFFEKQDVLKAGEIGWFSAGIKKLRDVTVGDTIVHAEDTTTPPLPGYKKVLPMIYCGLYPIDNNDYQNLKMAMEKIILSDAALEYEYETSQALGFGVRCGFLGLLHMDVIKERLEREYNLKLISAPPSVRYKVLLTNGEELELDNPSLLPERSRIKSISEPFVRVYIDLPDHYLGTVIDLCQNFRGQYEKLEEIDIDRKRLVYLMPLGEIIYSFFDKLKSITKGYASLNYEFDQYQVSQLAKVEIMLNKQKVDALSFIAHHDFAFQRAKKFCVKLKELIPKHLFEIPIQATIGSKVIARETIKAVRKDVTAKLYGGDVTRKKKLLEKQKEGKKRLKAIGSVELPQELFSHLLKDED, from the coding sequence ATGGAACAACAAAAAATTAGGAACTTTTCAATTATTGCCCACATTGACCATGGTAAGTCAACGCTGTCAGATCGCTTAATTGAACGCAGCATTGGCTTTGAAAAACGCTTACTGCAAGCGCAAATGTTGGACACCATGGCGATTGAGCGTGAACGGGGTATTACTATTAAACTCAACGCCGTGCAGCTCAAAATGGCCCAAGGCAACCAGCAGTACTTGTTTCACCTAGTTGATACTCCGGGACACGTTGACTTTACTTACGAGGTATCACGCTCTTTAGCAGCTTGTGAGGGTGTTTTACTGTTAGTTGATGCTACCCAAGGGATTCAAGCACAAACGATTTCCAACACTTACTTAGCATTGGAAAACAACCTCGAAATTATTCCGGTAATTAACAAGGTGGACATGGAGAGTGCTGATGTCGAGAAAACCAAACAAGCCTTTCACCAACTGCTAGGGGTGGATCCCAACACCATCCCCTTAGTGTCCGCTAAAACCGGGCTTGGTATTGACCGGTTAATCACTACCATTATTGAAAAAGTACCCCCTCCAAAGGGCGATGAAAGTAAACCACTCAAAGCCTTACTGTTTGACAGCTATTACGATCCTTATAAGGGGGTAGTGTGCTTTATTCGAATCTTTGAGGGGAGTTTAAAACTCAATGATAAGATCCGCTTTGCTAGAAGTAACTCGGTTTACCAAATTGTGGAATTGGGAATTAAAAACCCCTTTTTTGAAAAACAAGACGTGTTAAAAGCCGGGGAGATTGGTTGGTTTTCCGCTGGGATTAAAAAACTAAGGGATGTAACGGTTGGTGACACGATTGTTCACGCTGAGGACACGACCACTCCACCCTTACCGGGTTACAAAAAGGTGTTACCGATGATTTACTGTGGTCTGTACCCGATTGACAACAATGATTACCAAAACCTCAAAATGGCCATGGAAAAGATTATTTTGAGCGATGCGGCCTTGGAGTATGAATATGAAACATCACAAGCATTGGGCTTTGGGGTGCGTTGTGGTTTTTTGGGGTTGTTGCACATGGATGTAATTAAGGAGCGGTTGGAGCGCGAGTACAACCTTAAGTTAATTTCCGCTCCTCCTTCAGTGCGGTATAAGGTGTTGTTAACCAACGGGGAGGAATTGGAACTCGATAACCCTTCACTCTTACCAGAGCGCTCGCGAATTAAATCAATTAGCGAACCGTTTGTACGCGTTTACATTGATCTACCCGATCATTATTTAGGTACAGTAATTGATCTGTGTCAAAACTTCCGTGGGCAATACGAAAAGTTAGAGGAAATTGACATTGACCGCAAACGCTTGGTCTACTTAATGCCCTTGGGTGAAATTATCTACAGTTTCTTTGATAAGTTGAAATCAATCACTAAGGGTTATGCTTCGCTCAATTACGAGTTTGACCAGTACCAGGTGTCCCAATTGGCTAAGGTGGAAATTATGTTAAACAAACAGAAGGTGGACGCTTTATCTTTTATTGCCCACCATGACTTTGCCTTTCAACGGGCCAAGAAGTTCTGTGTCAAATTAAAGGAACTAATTCCCAAGCACCTGTTTGAAATTCCAATTCAAGCCACAATTGGAAGTAAGGTAATTGCTAGAGAAACGATTAAAGCAGTGCGTAAAGATGTAACAGCAAAGCTGTATGGCGGGGATGTCACGCGGAAAAAGAAGCTGTTGGAAAAACAAAAGGAAGGGAAGAAAAGACTGAAAGCAATTGGTAGTGTGGAGCTCCCCCAAGAGCTGTTTAGTCATTTGCTCAAAGATGAAGATTAA
- a CDS encoding ribonuclease J → MIKDFDPSEFVGKTPTKIFAFGGIQEVGKNMYGIEYDDEIIIIDCGIKFASDDLLGIDGIIPSFEYLIENQAKVKALFITHGHEDHIGGVPYLLKQVDVPVIYAPRIAASLILKKVNEHKDAKLNKVVVYDDFSNFETKHFKIDFYRVNHSIPDAFGVCVQTPNGNIVESGDFRFDFAAGGEMLDVHKVVKIAERNVHVFMCETTNAEIPGFSQSEKLIYRNINKIIKEARGRVILTTFASNITRINEIIEIAVNNKRKVCLLGKSMDVNVNISRKIGLMDIDSNDIVEVRDIKNYPDRSILILCTGSQGEDSAALNTMARGKHNWVSLKSTDTIIMSSNPIPGNYAAVENLLNELSKYGVTIFENSPNMKLHASGHATQQELQLMLNLVFPRYLIPIHGEYKMMRTIKNIAQECGINGDDVGLLANGQVMYLIDGKLYYSGEVINADPIYIESRNSSPDLARVIKQRQILSREGMFAVIVVFDKNNNILGMPTLITRGCFFALDSSPLMTKITHSIKRGLENVIQNKRFNTREQMIKELKRVCKETVSYFIWKNKSRNPLISTVLSWV, encoded by the coding sequence ATGATTAAGGATTTTGATCCTAGTGAGTTTGTCGGTAAAACTCCTACCAAGATTTTTGCCTTTGGTGGTATCCAAGAAGTTGGAAAAAACATGTATGGAATCGAGTACGATGATGAGATTATCATCATCGACTGCGGTATTAAGTTTGCTAGTGATGATCTACTAGGGATTGATGGTATTATCCCGAGCTTCGAATACCTCATTGAAAACCAAGCTAAGGTTAAAGCACTGTTTATCACCCACGGCCATGAAGACCACATTGGTGGGGTGCCTTACTTGTTAAAACAAGTCGATGTACCGGTGATTTACGCACCCCGGATTGCCGCTTCTTTGATCTTAAAGAAGGTCAACGAACACAAGGATGCTAAGCTCAATAAAGTGGTCGTATATGATGACTTTAGCAACTTTGAAACCAAGCACTTCAAGATTGACTTTTACCGCGTCAACCACTCGATTCCTGACGCCTTTGGTGTCTGTGTTCAAACTCCCAACGGTAACATTGTTGAGAGTGGTGACTTTCGCTTTGACTTTGCCGCTGGCGGGGAAATGCTCGATGTGCATAAGGTCGTGAAGATTGCCGAGCGCAATGTCCATGTCTTTATGTGTGAGACTACTAACGCCGAAATCCCGGGGTTCTCCCAGAGCGAAAAGTTAATTTACCGCAACATCAACAAGATTATTAAAGAAGCACGTGGTCGGGTCATTCTCACTACCTTTGCTTCCAACATTACCCGGATTAACGAAATTATTGAGATTGCTGTTAACAATAAACGGAAGGTCTGCTTGTTGGGTAAGTCGATGGATGTGAACGTCAACATCTCGCGTAAGATTGGCTTAATGGACATTGACAGCAATGACATTGTGGAAGTCCGTGACATTAAGAATTACCCCGACCGCAGTATCTTAATCTTGTGTACGGGTTCCCAAGGTGAAGACTCAGCAGCCTTAAACACAATGGCACGGGGTAAACATAACTGGGTTAGCTTAAAGTCCACTGACACCATTATTATGTCCTCCAACCCGATTCCGGGGAACTATGCAGCGGTGGAAAATCTCTTGAATGAGCTTTCGAAGTACGGGGTGACCATCTTTGAAAACTCACCGAACATGAAGCTACACGCCTCTGGTCACGCTACCCAGCAAGAGTTGCAGTTAATGTTAAACCTCGTGTTTCCAAGGTACTTAATTCCGATTCACGGGGAGTACAAGATGATGCGCACCATCAAAAACATAGCGCAAGAATGTGGCATTAACGGTGATGATGTTGGTTTGCTAGCTAACGGTCAGGTGATGTACCTAATTGATGGCAAGCTGTATTACTCAGGGGAAGTGATTAATGCTGACCCGATTTACATTGAAAGCCGCAATTCTTCTCCAGACTTAGCGCGGGTAATTAAACAACGCCAAATCTTGAGTCGGGAGGGAATGTTTGCTGTGATTGTAGTCTTTGACAAAAACAATAACATTTTAGGGATGCCTACTCTGATTACTCGGGGTTGTTTCTTTGCTCTAGATTCCAGTCCGTTAATGACTAAGATTACCCACTCAATTAAACGCGGTTTGGAAAACGTTATTCAAAACAAGCGTTTTAATACCCGTGAACAGATGATCAAGGAATTGAAACGAGTATGTAAGGAAACGGTGTCTTACTTCATTTGGAAGAACAAGAGTCGTAACCCGTTGATTTCAACCGTATTGTCTTGAGTTTAA
- a CDS encoding DUF16 domain-containing protein gives MKEKISKKEYNALIRKTGEKHFDGEKEEYGDGTVGLWTYELRKYKLKPPVKVKYVTQEEFGEFKDATNQRLTKIENALVAQGEQIRAQGEQLSQLIKVVLLQGKQIKSQGEQIKS, from the coding sequence ATGAAAGAGAAAATTTCTAAAAAGGAATACAATGCCTTAATCCGTAAAACTGGCGAAAAGCACTTTGACGGCGAAAAGGAAGAGTACGGTGATGGCACCGTTGGACTTTGAACTTATGAATTGCGAAAATATAAACTTAAACCACCTGTGAAAGTTAAATACGTAACGCAAGAAGAGTTTGGCGAATTCAAAGATGCCACCAACCAGCGGCTCACAAAGATTGAGAACGCTTTGGTCGCTCAGGGCGAACAAATTAGAGCTCAGGGTGAGCAATTAAGTCAACTAATTAAAGTTGTGCTTCTTCAGGGCAAACAAATAAAATCTCAAGGTGAGCAAATAAAATCTTAG
- a CDS encoding DUF16 domain-containing protein — protein MNKLTQTVEKQGEKIEVQGQQIQTVNETLKFVVESLETIHKRLDVMEIRLDKLESKYIWFK, from the coding sequence ATCAACAAATTAACTCAAACTGTTGAAAAGCAGGGCGAGAAAATTGAAGTCCAAGGACAACAGATTCAAACAGTTAATGAAACTTTGAAGTTTGTAGTTGAAAGCCTTGAAACTATCCATAAACGGCTCGATGTAATGGAAATTCGTTTAGACAAACTCGAGTCCAAATATATCTGATTCAAATAA
- a CDS encoding P68 family surface lipoprotein — translation MKLKYGTIIFSGLLGVSAILAACGARGKFDQIDDGKIVLASSLTSKGAANALQTIVKKYNEVKNIDDYPIEIIQIAGGYDGGRGNLQTKLSVKDKNSFYNLILNYPDVVSVLGRVGMELPFDKVRTDKLSPRFLDFNKRISAISKQGIYGIPVSLSTEVLVLNGPVLHYILSSAKGSSDKTQVSQTSSGLNQQKTLQKPLKIDTSDSSTSSLWTQIENAAKNNGKKANNSKSNRRSTDQSTQTHNDQGDASESDKKIKESWGDYEEVDGGLKGFTFKASIFDNWHDLLDFSTRAAKSFKKIKDNNTKKGTDIQGILGVDSSANSLFTSVFAAGNGDYDNFFYKVANGRADFSNFKNRGSSFQNLQSVFNDYKGLIDQNGLFVNKGGSYSSNFQKFHQLAYSISSTSGFYYSFAGNSAKRLKFGDNSFIEYPQYTVPIKAPSKNGDGNSTNSNSDLLGTFTLSSGKKSTDKSKSDSQQNQGKKVEGTPNQGKKAEGAQNQGKKENNSTTIEIYKNKIPDGKNAGKDAILIKDNNLIKQLEDAAKKNGAESNQKQGGESNGQKEQIIGYTTTGNVREDGNHIFRVDKINDEQYDRKIIVGVTVETLEQSSTLQSEEAIVLAAPGKYKSTDKKKVTITQGPNIIGIHANEKENAETQKFVDWFLNTEVDWPAKENSSNKQDQQNSTKKQTAAEFFVESASYILPLKEIFENKEKKENTSNSDKNKSSSQRKNTYAEKALELFQQISKDEIVSYSDPSDFRSGKFRDGIGSNFNAAVSSKADFNKFVKGFIATLGSEI, via the coding sequence ATGAAATTGAAATATGGAACCATTATTTTCAGTGGTCTTTTGGGAGTTTCCGCCATTTTAGCTGCCTGTGGTGCACGCGGCAAATTTGACCAAATTGATGATGGCAAAATTGTTTTAGCTTCTTCTCTTACATCTAAGGGTGCAGCTAATGCCTTGCAAACAATTGTTAAAAAGTACAACGAAGTTAAAAATATTGATGACTATCCCATTGAAATTATCCAAATTGCCGGTGGTTATGATGGCGGTCGTGGTAACTTACAAACAAAACTAAGTGTTAAAGACAAAAATAGTTTCTATAACTTAATTTTGAACTACCCAGACGTAGTTTCTGTTTTAGGTCGAGTAGGCATGGAATTGCCCTTCGATAAGGTTAGAACAGATAAATTATCACCCCGTTTTCTTGATTTCAACAAGCGAATTAGTGCCATATCTAAGCAAGGTATTTACGGCATTCCAGTCTCTTTGTCTACTGAAGTTTTAGTTTTAAATGGTCCGGTATTGCACTATATTTTGAGCAGTGCAAAGGGTAGTAGTGACAAAACGCAAGTAAGTCAAACATCATCAGGATTAAATCAACAAAAAACTCTTCAAAAACCCTTAAAGATTGATACAAGCGATTCAAGCACTTCTTCTCTTTGGACTCAAATTGAGAACGCCGCTAAAAATAACGGTAAAAAAGCAAATAATAGCAAAAGCAATAGAAGATCCACAGATCAAAGTACACAAACACATAACGATCAAGGCGATGCTTCTGAAAGTGATAAAAAGATTAAAGAATCTTGAGGCGATTATGAAGAAGTGGATGGTGGCTTAAAAGGCTTTACTTTTAAAGCTAGCATCTTTGATAATTGGCACGATTTACTCGATTTTTCTACTAGAGCGGCTAAATCTTTTAAAAAGATAAAAGATAACAATACTAAAAAAGGAACTGATATCCAAGGCATTCTTGGTGTAGATAGTTCAGCCAATTCCTTATTTACTTCTGTTTTTGCAGCTGGTAATGGTGACTATGACAACTTCTTTTACAAGGTTGCAAACGGTCGGGCTGACTTTAGTAACTTTAAGAATAGAGGTAGTTCCTTCCAAAACTTACAAAGTGTTTTTAATGATTACAAGGGTTTAATTGATCAAAACGGTCTCTTTGTTAATAAGGGCGGTTCTTACTCTTCTAACTTTCAAAAGTTTCACCAGTTAGCTTACAGTATCTCCTCTACCTCTGGTTTCTATTATTCATTTGCTGGTAATAGTGCTAAGCGCTTAAAGTTTGGTGATAATTCTTTCATTGAGTATCCACAATATACTGTTCCAATTAAAGCTCCTTCAAAGAATGGTGATGGAAATAGCACAAACAGCAATAGCGATCTTTTAGGCACTTTCACTTTAAGTAGTGGTAAAAAGTCAACAGATAAAAGTAAAAGTGATAGTCAACAAAATCAAGGCAAGAAAGTAGAAGGAACACCTAACCAGGGTAAAAAGGCAGAAGGTGCCCAGAACCAAGGCAAAAAAGAAAATAACAGTACAACTATTGAAATTTACAAGAACAAAATTCCTGATGGTAAAAATGCTGGGAAAGATGCCATCTTAATAAAAGATAACAATCTCATTAAACAGCTAGAAGATGCTGCTAAGAAAAACGGTGCAGAAAGTAATCAAAAACAAGGTGGAGAGAGTAATGGTCAGAAAGAACAAATTATTGGTTATACCACCACTGGTAACGTTCGTGAAGATGGTAATCACATTTTTAGAGTAGACAAAATTAATGACGAACAATACGATCGCAAAATTATTGTTGGCGTTACTGTGGAAACTTTAGAACAGTCTAGCACTTTGCAAAGCGAAGAAGCAATTGTTTTAGCAGCACCTGGTAAATATAAAAGCACTGATAAAAAGAAGGTAACAATTACCCAAGGTCCGAATATTATTGGTATCCATGCTAACGAAAAAGAAAATGCAGAAACCCAAAAGTTTGTTGACTGGTTTTTAAATACAGAAGTAGATTGACCCGCTAAGGAAAATTCTTCTAATAAACAAGATCAACAAAATTCAACCAAAAAACAAACCGCTGCTGAATTCTTTGTTGAATCCGCTTCTTATATTCTGCCTTTAAAGGAAATCTTCGAAAATAAAGAGAAAAAAGAAAATACAAGCAATAGTGATAAAAATAAGAGTAGTAGTCAAAGGAAAAATACTTACGCTGAGAAAGCGCTAGAACTTTTTCAACAAATAAGTAAAGATGAAATAGTTAGTTACAGCGATCCGAGTGATTTTAGAAGTGGTAAATTCCGCGATGGGATTGGTTCTAACTTTAATGCTGCTGTAAGCTCTAAAGCAGACTTTAATAAGTTTGTTAAAGGCTTCATCGCCACTTTGGGTAGTGAAATTTAA